From Anopheles arabiensis isolate DONGOLA chromosome 3, AaraD3, whole genome shotgun sequence, a single genomic window includes:
- the LOC120901001 gene encoding dentin sialophosphoprotein-like encodes MEEKSLFESKHSLSLKCVLFLFYGGLGCIYPFLQSNMAQKGFAYNEIYSISIIIPLAALLGPFVFALLVDKWAIGNAFAYGKRLRILTAITLIASMVLYVLLMFAVSRTPPPDICAPQASFLCNRKGAFIVQEKCSDNGICHDWAAEKTGLLNLENCTYTCQKDNQFESTCYARHAKSAQMAAWLKEQEDSQDDDEGAVLDLGSGQGTIERDSDGDGIPDNLDTDDDNDGIPDSRDPDSSNDLDGDGIPNELDPDDDNDGIPDDKDDDDDNDGIPDDQDVDDDNDGIPDTLEGKAKSNDLDGDGIPNDQDDDDDNDGIPDAEDTDDDNDGIPDDKDLDDDNDGVPDALEGVAKTNDLDGDGIPDDQDDDDDNDGIPDAEDDDDDNDGIPDAEDVDDDNDGIPDALESTPRSNDLDGDGIPNEQDDDDDNDGIPDAEDPDDDNDGIADEQDVDDDNDGIPDALEGRAKFNDLDGDGIPNDLDTDDDNDGIPDAEDKDDDNDGIPDDKDVDDDNDGVPDAQDRSNANDLDGDGVPDAEDDDDDNDGIPDAEDADDDNDGIPDAEDPDDDNDGIPDELEGRPVTHDLDGDGIPDDEDTDDDNDGIPDTEDDDDDNDGIPDSEDVDDDNDGILDVHDQNQRNKNDLDGDGIPNDEDPDDDNDGIPDEQDSDDDNDGIPDAEDDDDDNDGVPDSQETVIVPTAIVCADADEEDEICHTYSEGIIQVKATFDAHNEKDEGDECSYPLDGFRCPLDKAWVKAQPAGCKPVVQCDIADPYEESESLLYGTTCDGDEDNDGDDDEGDSTFYYYLSIRSLLDFFLLSALTLLNTIIVIVTRDRTTSGVADFGRQLVWGAVGWIIFFNDDYEQPYMLFVLLYTTAAVILLSPLKMDLSPPEEWWQLRTVPQKFLSVPACRKYFQRCWLPFLVAIGLGSMWSVIDSIDESHMTNLPTDGEDGDDSKQQSTVFQTLVRTLLLAGDLLAIPVLIYSRRIIEVFGTCKILVGAFLSLVLRFILLAILDYALWDVVEDWLLPTTLGLTWVTLVLHFRELLPRKVSALAQALPVVAHFGFGRFFGALIGIEQHYHRLENDYEIIAGVLFGLTIISVVLYRYREIVLNYLGQYIPALKPGESNGAATKAKGETNV; translated from the exons ATGGAGGAAAAGTCACTGTTCGAGAGCAAGCACAGCCTCTCGCTAAAATGTGTCCTCTTCCTATTCTACGGAG GCTTGGGATGTATCTATCCCTTCCTCCAGTCGAACATGGCACAGAAGGGCTTCGCTTACAATGAGATCTACTCGATCTCGATCATTATTCCGCTGGCGGCACTGCTCGGCCCGTTCGTGTTCGCCCTGCTCGTCGACAAGTGGGCGATCGGCAATGCGTTCGCGTACGGCAAGCGGTTGCGCATCCTGACCGCCATTACGCTGATTGCGTCGATGGTGCTGTACGTGCTGCTAATGTTCGCCGTGAGCAGGACGCCACCGCCCGACATCTGTGCCCCGCAGGCCAGCTTCCTGTGCAATCGCAAGGGTGCGTTCATCGTGCAGGAAAAGTGTTCGGACAATGGCATCTGCCACGATTGGGCTGCGGAAAAG ACCGGTTTGCTGAACTTGGAGAACTGTACGTACACCTGCCAGAAGGATAATCAGTTCGAAAGCACGTGCTATGCGCGCCATGCAAAATCGGCCCAGATGGCGGCATGGCTGAAGGAACAGGAAGATTCGCAGGACGATGACGAAGGTGCGGTGCTAGATCTGGGCAGCGGTCAGGGTACGATCGAGCGCGATTCGGACGGGGATGGTATTCCGGACAATCTGGATACGGACGACGATAATGATGGTATTCCGGATTCGCGTGATCCAGACTCGAGCAACGATCTGGACGGAGacggtatcccgaatgagctGGATCCGGATGACGATAATGACGGCATTCCGGACGataaggatgatgatgatgataacgaTGGCATCCCGGACGATCAGGACGTGgacgatgataatgatggCATTCCGGACACGCTCGAGGGTAAGGCCAAGTCGAACGATCTGGACGGGGATGGTATACCGAACGATcaggacgatgacgatgataatgatggCATTCCGGATGCGGAAGATACGGACGATGACAATGATGGCATCCCGGATGATAAGGATCTGGACGATGACAACGATGGTGTGCCGGATGCGCTCGAGGGTGTGGCCAAAACCAACGATCTGGACGGTGACGGTATACCGGACGATcaggacgatgacgatgacaatGACGGTATTCCGGATGCGgaggatgatgacgatgacaaCGATGGCATACCCGATGCGGAGGATGTGGACGATGATAATGACGGCATTCCGGATGCGCTCGAGAGTACGCCGCGTTCGAATGATCTGGACGGTGACGGCATACCGAACGAGcaggacgatgacgatgacaatGACGGCATTCCGGATGCGGAAGACCcggatgatgataatgatggcaTAGCGGACGAGCAGGACGtggatgatgataatgatggtaTTCCGGATGCGCTCGAGGGAAGGGCCAAGTTTAACGATCTGGATGGGGATGGCATTCCGAATGATTTGGATACGGATGATGATAACGATGGAATCCCGGATGCGGAGGATAAGGATGACGATAATGATGGTATTCCGGACGATAAGGATGTGgacgatgataatgatggGGTACCGGATGCGCAGGATCGATCCAACGCGAACGATCTGGACGGGGACGGTGTGCCCGATgcggaggatgatgatgatgacaatgATGGCATTCCGGATGCGGAAGATGCGGACGATGACAATGATGGCATTCCGGATGCGGAAGATCCGgacgatgataatgatggCATCCCGGATGAGCTGGAGGGTCGCCCGGTGACGCACGATCTGGACGGTGACGGTATCCCGGATGATGAGGATACGGACGATGATAATGACGGTATTCCGGATACGgaggatgacgatgatgataacgATGGCATCCCGGACTCGGAAGATGTGGATGATGACAATGATGGCATTCTGGATGTGCACGATCAGAACCAGCGCAACAAGAACGATCTGGACGGGGATGGTATCCCGAACGATGAGGATCcggatgatgataatgacggGATTCCGGACGAGCAGGACAGCGATGACGATAACGATGGTATCCCGGATgcggaggatgatgatgatgataatgacggAGTGCCGGACAGCCAGGAGACGGTGATCGTGCCGACGGCGATCGTGTGTGCGGATGCGGATGAGGAGGACGAGATCTGCCACACGTACAGCGAGGGCATCATCCAGGTGAAGGCCACGTTTGATGCGCACAACGAGAAGGACGAGGGAGATGAGTGCAGTTATCCGTTGG ATGGTTTCAGATGTCCGTTGGATAAGGCCTGGGTTAAGGCACAGCCGGCAGGATGCAAGCCTGTGGTTCAGTGTGACATTGCCGATCCGTACGAGGAGAGCGAGAGTCTTCTGTACGGTACGACTTGCGATGGT GACGAAGACAacgacggtgatgatgatgagggtGACTCCACCTTCTACTACTACCTGTCGATCCGTTCGCTGCTCGACTTCTTCCTGCTCAGCGCCCTCACACTGCTCAACACGATCATCGTGATCGTGACGCGCGATCGCACCACCTCGGGCGTCGCCGACTTTGGCCGGCAGCTCGTCTGGGGTGCCGTCGGTTGGATCATCTTCTTCAACGATGACTACGAGCAGCCGTACATGCTGTTCGTGCTGCTGTACACCACTGCCGCCGTCATCCTGCTCAGCCCACTCAAGATGGACCTGTCGCCGCCGGAAGAGTGGTGGCAGCTGCGCACCGTGCCGCAGAAGTTCCTGTCCGTGCCGGCGTGCCGCAAGTACTTCCAGCGCTGCTGGCTTCCGTTTTTGGTTGCGATCGGTCTCGGCTCGATGTGGAGCGTGATCGACTCGATCGACGAGTCGCACATGACCAACCTGCCCACCGACGGCGAGGACGGGGACGACTCGAAGCAACAGTCGACCGTGTTCCAGACGCTCGTACGCACGCTGCTCCTGGCCGGCGATCTGCTGGCCATCCCGGTGCTGATCTACTCCCGGCGCATCATCGAGGTGTTCGGCACGTGCAAGATACTGGTCGGCGCGTTCCTATCGCTCGTGCTGCGCTTCATCCTGCTCGCCATCCTGGACTACGCGCTGTGGGATGTGGTCGAGGACTGGCTGCTGCCGACGACGCTCGGACTGACCTGGGTCACGCTCGTGCTGCACTTCCGCGAACTGCTGCCGCGCAAGGTGTCGGCCCTTGCGCAAGCCCTGCCGGTGGTGGCACACTTTGGGTTCGGGCGCTTCTTCGGCGCCCTGATCGGCATCGAGCAGCACTACCATCGGCTGGAGAACGATTACGAGATCATTGCGGGCGTCCTGTTCGGGCTGACCATCATCAGCGTGGTGCTGTACCGCTACCGGGAGATTGTGCTGAACTATCTCGGCCAGTACATACCGGCACTGAAGCCGGGCGAGTCGAATGGGGCCGCCACGAAGGCAAAGGGAGAAACGAACGTTTAA
- the LOC120901004 gene encoding uncharacterized protein LOC120901004, which yields MGAPPAKKPLVNRNLISLKIVLFLFYGALGCLHPYIQKHMTLTGLNYYESQLVTLIAPLVAILGPLIIAPLVDRLAGRAGASFGKRLRLLAALCMILSVVLYSVLFFAVPRVERQESSRSEVSFACDYDGAIIFQQRCSEERTCYQWKREKIGHLTLTNCSYTCQKPVEFENLNHPYTKGLILPSSTESSVEDEDYDISDEPLPAPENIRQEPKVEVDNTPIPVPHICEHKGDPERELCHAYTSASESLKLATVLRSAVNEENETHSAEWCRYPLDGFSCDIPEKQITWMKLLTNSSNCTPKVECEVHDPYDDEESVLSESVCMRIVGDPELTFWSYITLRSFGDAFLLAVIVLLNAATIIATRETSSGRGDFGRQIVWGAIGWAVSYFALGWFFETYYGYVGLALLAALVLLVSSGMPLTPPEMWWHTKCGMVAIPMSAIRRYGPESAGLCLVTLILGTFWAVLDNYEGVLVKTYDIHPPADSYYGEVWSAFVVLGALLTIPTLWYAEKIVDFCGHSNILITAITTFIFRFSLLATTEVGWWRVIIDFLYPVTLGLTWLTIVFYMRHIMPRRIITTGQALPVIFHFCLGRFVGALIGMWTKIDDLIITFQALAISACVIAVVYFLLYHLVLAPRCAARLHHEPSASALNITAPDGANGQQQQTPLAQPVQTNGSYQPLRIYHNYRGRKGHFRY from the exons ATGGGTGCGCCACCTGCCAAGAAGCCGCTGGTGAACAGGAATCTAATATCCTTGAAAATTGTGCTCTTCCTGTTCTACGGAG CCCTAGGATGTCTGCATCCGTACATCCAGAAGCACATGACCCTGACCGGGCTGAATTACTACGAGTCGCAGCTGGTGACGCTAATTGCTCCGCTGGTGGCAATTCTGGGTCCACTGATAATTGCCCCACTGGTCGATCGGTTGGCAGGACGGGCTGGTGCATCGTTCGGCAAACGGTTGCGCTTACTAGCCGCCCTCTGCATGATTCTGTCCGTTGTGCTCTACTCGGTGCTATTCTTCGCCGTGCCGCGCGTAGAGCGTCAGGAATCGAGTCGCTCGGAGGTGAGCTTCGCCTGCGACTATGACGGTGCCATCATCTTTCAGCAGCGCTGTAGCGAGGAACGCACCTGCTATCAGTGGAAACGCGAGAAG ATCGGCCATCTGACGCTTACGAACTGTTCCTACACCTGCCAGAAACCGGTTGAGTTTGAAAACCTGAATCACCCGTACACGAAAGGTTTGATTCTGCCGTCGTCCACCGAGAGCTCGGTTGAGGATGAAGACTACGAcataagcgacgaaccgctGCCGGCACCGGAAAACATCCGACAGGAGCCTAAAGTTGAGGTGGACAATACGCCCATCCCCGTGCCGCACATCTGCGAGCACAAGGGCGATCCGGAGCGGGAACTGTGCCACGCCTACACGTCCGCATCGGAATCGCTGAAGCTGGCCACGGTACTGCGCAGCGCCGTGAACGAGGAAAACGAAACGCACAGTGCCGAATGGTGTCGCTATCCGCTCGATGGCTTCTCTTGCGACATCCCCGAGAAGCAGATCACCTGGATGAAGCTGCTGACAAACTCTTCCAACTGTACGCCGAAGGTGGAGTGTGAGGTACACGACCCGTACGATGACGAGGAGAGCGTTCTTTCGGAGAGTGTCTGTATGCGC ATTGTTGGAGATCCTGAGCTGACCTTCTGGTCGTACATCACCCTCCGCTCGTTCGGCGATGCGTTCCTGCTCGCCGTCATCGTCCTCCTGAACGCAGCCACCATCATTGCGACGCGCGAAACCTCCTCCGGCCGCGGAGACTTTGGGCGACAGATCGTTTGGGGTGCAATTGGATGGGCCGTCTCCTACTTCGCACTGGGCTGGTTCTTCGAAACGTACTACGGGTACGTTGGACTGGCCCTGCTCGCCGCTCTCGTGCTGCTCGTCTCGTCCGGCATGCCCCTAACACCGCCGGAGATGTGGTGGCACACGAAGTGCGGCATGGTGGCGATCCCGATGTCCGCCATCCGCCGGTACGGTCCCGAGTCGGCCGGCCTCTGCCTGGTCACGCTCATCCTCGGCACGTTCTGGGCCGTGCTGGACAACTACGAGGGCGTGCTGGTGAAGACGTACGACATCCATCCGCCGGCCGACAGCTACTACGGTGAGGTTTGGAGTGCGTTCGTCGTGCTCGGCGCCTTGCTGACCATCCCGACGCTCTGGTACGCGGAGAAGATTGTCGATTTCTGCGGCCACTCGAACATCCTGATTACCGCCATCACGACGTTCATCTTCCGCTTTTCGCTGCTCGCCACGACGGAGGTCGGCTGGTGGCGTGTCATCATCGATTTCCTGTACCCGGTAACGCTCGGCCTGACGTGGCTGACGATCGTGTTCTACATGCGGCACATTATGCCACGCCGTATCATCACCACCGGCCAGGCGCTGCCCGTCATCTTTCACTTCTGTCTCGGGCGCTTTGTCGGCGCACTGATCGGCATGTGGACGAAGATTGACGATCTGATCATCACCTTCCAGGCGCTCGCGATCAGTGCGTGCGTCATTGCGGTCGTTTACTTCCTGCTGTACCATCTCGTGCTGGCGCCCCGTTGTGCCGCCCGGTTGCACCATGAACCGTCCGCTTCGGCGCTTAACATTACCGCGCCGGACGGGGccaatgggcagcagcagcagacaccGCTGGCCCAGCCGGTACAGACGAACGGTAGCTATCAGCCGCTCCGGATCTATCACAACTACCGTGGTCGGAAGGGTCACTTCCGCTACTAA